One Aegilops tauschii subsp. strangulata cultivar AL8/78 chromosome 7, Aet v6.0, whole genome shotgun sequence genomic window carries:
- the LOC109762791 gene encoding uncharacterized protein, with product MAQLLQAFREERQANTASPQMIAQAVNRQPAGNGNGRSTLAEFKKDAPPIFIETAEPLDADDWVRTIEDLFELVSCTEDREKVAYAAHCLGGTGRAWWDGFKVMHAGQNITWNDFKAEFHKARIPFGIMAIKKREFRALKQASGTVKEYMQKFSVLSRYAPEDVSTDAAKREL from the coding sequence ATGGCTCAGCTTCTCCAAGCCTTCCGAGAGGAACGCCAAGCCAACACTGCATCCCCCCAGATGATTGCTCAGGCTGTCAACCGCCAGCCAGCGGGGAACGGCAATGGACGTTCCACGTTGGCGGAGTTCAAGAAGGATGCACCACCCATCTTCATCGAGACTGCTGAACccctggatgctgatgactgggtCCGCACCATTGAGGATCTGTTTGAACTAGTCAGCTGCACTGAGGACCGTGAGAAGGTGGCATATGCTGCTCACTGTCTTGGGGGAACTGGCAGAGCTTGGTGGGATGGATTCAAGGTCATGCATGCTGGGCAAAACATCACTTGGAATGACTTCAAGGCAGAATTCCACAAGGCCCGCATTCCTTTCGGAATCATGGCCATCAAGAAGCGTGAATTCCGAGCCCTGAAGCAAGCAAGTGGCACAGTCAAGGAGTACATGCAGAAGTTCAGTGTTCTGTCAAGGTATGCTCCTGAAGATGTCAGCACTGATGCTGCCAAAAGAGAGCT